In Marmota flaviventris isolate mMarFla1 chromosome 17, mMarFla1.hap1, whole genome shotgun sequence, a single genomic region encodes these proteins:
- the LOC139702481 gene encoding uncharacterized protein C12orf71 homolog → MGDSSSGISCSTMEHCILQSKSNQSLSVVPFPSEDRPDCEAVVACEDLTSEGPSSLPPVQGAWGTNSVTGPMGRRNEIQEKPEELGEEDMDDPMNGDVCSLFDYSQMKWAEWDEDDDESMYNWEEETGCLGVWELIFLLKIVALGLDKSKKVEGDDSLFTDPPREEEDVQPSSSVSSHMDQVSLEEHETCKDLPKCQRAENGDTKQCPGLEEDGIVEVSTELPPCRGRDRPSGGARWDSMESLYLL, encoded by the coding sequence ATGGGCGACTCATCCTCTGGCATCAGCTGCTCCACCATGGAGCACTGTATTTTGCAATCCAAATCTAACCAGAGCCTCTCTGTAGTCCCTTTCCCCTCAGAGGACAGGCCTGACTGTGAGGCTGTCGTAGCCTGTGAAGACTTGACCTCTGAgggtccttcctccctccctcctgtccaaGGGGCATGGGGAACCAACAGTGTAACGGGACCCATGGggagaagaaatgaaattcagGAGAAGCCAGAGGAGCTTGGCGAAGAAGACATGGATGACCCCATGAATGGCGATGTGTGCAGCCTCTTCGACTACTCACAAATGAAATGGGCTGAATGGGACGAAGATGATGACGAGAGTATGTACAATTGGGAAGAGGAGACAGGATGCTTGGGCGTCTGGGAACTGatttttttgttgaaaattgTTGCCTTAGGTCTAGACAAGTCGAAGAAGGTCGAAGGTGACGACTCTCTGTTCACTGATCCTCCTCGGGAGGAGGAGGATGTCCAGCCATCGAGCAGTGTCTCTTCCCATATGGATCAGGTCAGTCTTGAAGAACATGAGACTTGTAAGGACTTGCCCAAGTGTCAACGAGCAGAAAATGGAGACACCAAGCAGTGTCCTGGGCTTGAGGAGGATGGAATTGTTGAGGTGAGCACAGAGCTGCCCCCCTGCAGAGGAAGGGACAGGCCCAGTGGGGGTGCCAGGTGGGACAGCATGGAGTCCTTGTACCTGCTGTGA